AGATAGCGAAGATGAAGATATTGACGATTCTGATTTGGACGAAGATGATATTGCGGAAATAAATAGATTTTGCCACTTAAATTTGGATGATAAGGATAAATAGTGCAAATTGCCATTCTTGGTGGCGGAGGATGGGGGCTTGCATTATCAGCATTACTAACTGAAAACAAGCACCAGGTTTTGGTTTGGGAATATAATCCCGAATATCTGTCTTTATTAAAGAAATCCCACTCCAATCCACATTTACTGCCAGAAGTAGTTCTCCCCGCCGAAGTTAAATTTACGAACAATTTTAACGATTTAGTTGCTTTTGCACCCGAGATAGTTATTTTAGCCACTCCAACGCAGTTTCTTCGCTCAACTTTACGGAAAGTTCCTGCTTCTCTTTGGCGTAATCCAGCCCTAAAAGCAATTGTGAATGTAGCAAAAGGTATTGAAGAAGATACTTTTAAAACTATTGACGCCATCATTAAAGAAGAATTGCCTTTTATCTCCGAGGCACAAATTTGCGTTCTTTCAGGCCCTTCCCATGCGGAAGAAGTA
This sequence is a window from Candidatus Cloacimonas sp.. Protein-coding genes within it:
- a CDS encoding NAD(P)-binding domain-containing protein, producing MQIAILGGGGWGLALSALLTENKHQVLVWEYNPEYLSLLKKSHSNPHLLPEVVLPAEVKFTNNFNDLVAFAPEIVILATPTQFLRSTLRKVPASLWRNPALKAIVNVAKGIEEDTFKTIDAIIKEELPFISEAQICVLSGPSHAEEVAKKIPTTVVIAGKDDELLTKLQFVFSNEYFRVYRNTDLIGVEIGGAVKNIIAIAAGIIRGLGFGDNTIGALLTRGIVEI